The Oceanidesulfovibrio indonesiensis DNA segment CCGTGCGCTGTGTGCGCGTCTGCGCTCAAAGCTCGGAACGTGGAGCCTGTATTCGTGGCCGTGATTGTCTTCCGGCTGTCGCTGATGTTCACCAGGGCGTGGAGTTCCGGCTCTGCGCGAAGGAACGCGGCCACCTCGTCATAAATAAGCGCGGCCTGGTCCCGGCTCGCGCTGGCGGTTGCCATTTGTCCACGAGGGACAGCAAGCGGGCCCACCAGGTGCGCGAGGATCAGCACAGCGGCAAAGCCCGTGGATTTGCTCTGCTTCCGGGGCCACGAGATACACGAGGTCCGAACTCCTGGAGCGAGCGTTCCGCGCAAGGCGGCCTCGATGTGCGGAAGGACTCGCATTTGCTGGCCGGCACATCGCCCGGAGGTAATGCGCAGGAGCGAGGCGAACCGGATAACCTCATCAGCCCTGTTCATCGCACCAGGCCGTCAAACTTGGCGGCTCGCGGGGTGTCGCCAGTTTTGGGAATGTCCTTCCCGTTCGGCACAAGACCCAGCTTCATGCCCAGCGAAAATAGCGTCTTGTGGCACTCCAGTTTGATCTTCATCCAGGCGCTCGGCTGTTGCGCTCCAGTTTTCTCGTTGATGACCACGGCGGGCTCGTGCGCCAGGGCCTCCACAGCTTGCCGGTAAGTTGCCCACGATTCGCAATACTGCGTCACGGCGTCGAACTGGCGCTCTGTGCAGACCGAAGGATGCAACACATCCATAAGCTGGTTCCACTTCCGGCGGGCCTCGCCTTTGAGGTGGCGCGGTCCCTTTTTCAGAGGCTTGCACGCCTGTGGATTCTTGGGCATATCAACCACTTTGGGCATTACTTCACCCTCCTTGGATTTTTCGTTTCGTGCGAAGTCACTTTCGCAACCGGTCTTTTTTGCCTAGCTCTGAGAGATTTTTTCATTGTTGGCACGATCCTTGCTAGACCACCAGTGCCCTGCGTCCAGCGGGTTGCCGTTCACGTCGCATCCCTTGAGTGGCTTCCCGTGCATGTCGCTGTTCGTCTTGACCGAGTGGCAGGACGCGCACAAGCTCTGTAAATTGCCCATGTCGAACGGCTCGCCACCAGCGTTGATTGCCTGGATGTGGTCCACATGGTGCGCCGGCACCAGACGCCCCAGGGCCTTGCAGTGAATGCAGAGGGGCTGCTCCCGGAGCTGCTGCGCTCGGAGCCGTTTCCACCTCGTGGTATTATACGGCCACTTCGCCACGGCGCTTGGCCTCCTGCTGCTTTGAAACACGGTCCGGTACCGTGTTTTCCTTCAAGACCCGGTTCACCACAGACACCGCGACCACCGCTTGGCTTCTGCTGAACCCGGCCGCACGGAGCGCGCGCTCCGCTTCTCTCTTTTCCAATGCGTGCATAGCTTTGACCTCCTAGACGGCGTTTTCCGGCGTTTTTGTGGTCGGGATGACCTGTGACCCATCAAAGGCGGTTACAATCGCTCTCAGGCGCTTCTGTGCCTCAGTGCCGTACTTCTCCAGGGTCCAGTAGGTGAAATAGGCTGCACCGGCCGGGCTA contains these protein-coding regions:
- a CDS encoding phage terminase small subunit P27 family codes for the protein MPKVVDMPKNPQACKPLKKGPRHLKGEARRKWNQLMDVLHPSVCTERQFDAVTQYCESWATYRQAVEALAHEPAVVINEKTGAQQPSAWMKIKLECHKTLFSLGMKLGLVPNGKDIPKTGDTPRAAKFDGLVR
- a CDS encoding HNH endonuclease, translating into MAKWPYNTTRWKRLRAQQLREQPLCIHCKALGRLVPAHHVDHIQAINAGGEPFDMGNLQSLCASCHSVKTNSDMHGKPLKGCDVNGNPLDAGHWWSSKDRANNEKISQS